From SAR202 cluster bacterium, one genomic window encodes:
- a CDS encoding alpha/beta fold hydrolase, whose protein sequence is MGPPITATAKILSLPGKETWVHAHGIRVRCFLAGQGPPLLLLHGLGEAAIVWHANIDALASRHTVAALDLPGHGHSDKPDWRYSLQKSTAFLLDFMDASGFDQVSLVGNSMGGLMALALTLEHPQRVHKLILVDSAGLGRQVAGFLRLMSIPAMGELMARPTRDSVKWTLRRIFYDYAFATPQFIEALYQERRIPGNKQAMLKILRYGVNFFGLRPHALLSNRLPCVKAPTLVLWGQQDTIFPASHARHAAGLLPGAQLHTFDQCGHWPHIEKQEEFNQLVLDFLVS, encoded by the coding sequence ATAGGCCCACCCATTACCGCCACCGCCAAAATCTTATCCCTCCCCGGCAAAGAGACCTGGGTCCACGCCCACGGCATCCGCGTCCGGTGCTTCCTCGCCGGCCAGGGCCCTCCCCTCCTCCTCCTACACGGCCTCGGCGAAGCCGCCATCGTCTGGCACGCCAATATCGACGCCCTGGCCTCCCGCCACACCGTCGCCGCCCTCGACCTCCCAGGCCACGGCCACTCCGACAAGCCCGACTGGCGCTACTCCCTGCAAAAGTCCACCGCCTTCTTACTCGACTTCATGGACGCCTCCGGCTTCGACCAGGTCTCCCTCGTCGGCAACTCCATGGGCGGTCTCATGGCCCTGGCCCTCACCCTGGAACACCCCCAGCGAGTCCATAAGCTAATTCTCGTCGACTCCGCCGGCCTGGGCCGCCAGGTCGCTGGCTTCCTCCGCCTCATGAGCATCCCCGCCATGGGCGAACTCATGGCGCGTCCCACCCGGGACAGCGTCAAGTGGACCCTCCGCCGCATCTTCTACGACTACGCCTTCGCCACCCCCCAATTCATCGAAGCCCTCTATCAAGAGCGGCGCATCCCCGGCAACAAACAGGCCATGCTTAAAATATTGCGCTACGGGGTTAACTTCTTCGGCCTAAGGCCTCATGCGCTGCTGTCCAACCGTTTGCCCTGCGTGAAAGCCCCCACTCTAGTACTCTGGGGCCAGCAGGACACCATCTTCCCCGCCTCCCACGCCCGCCATGCCGCCGGCCTCCTCCCCGGTGCCCAACTCCACACCTTCGATCAATGCGGCCACTGGCCCCACATCGAAAAGCAAGAAGAATTCAACCAACTGGTACTGGACTTCCTTGTCTCCTGA